A stretch of Camelina sativa cultivar DH55 chromosome 18, Cs, whole genome shotgun sequence DNA encodes these proteins:
- the LOC104760777 gene encoding 40S ribosomal protein S27-2 — MGWGAYPAHYSCKVTSLWYISNGKLPHFAVSLLLGFSQSLVFVFVAVPQAIMVLQNDIDLLNPPAELEKRKHKLKRLVQSPNSFFMDVKCQGCFNITTVFSHSQTVVVCGNCQTVLCQPTGGKARLQEGCSFRKKGD, encoded by the exons ATGGGCTGGGGCGCCTATCCGGCCCACTATTCTTGTAAAGTCACATCTTTGTGGTATATATCGAATGGGAAGCTCCCACATTTCGCCGTCTCGTTGCTTCTAGGGTTTTCACAGAGtctcgtcttcgtcttcgtcgcCGTCCCACAAGCAATCATG GTGCTCCAAAACGACATCGATCTGCTCAATCCTCCTGCCGAGCTCGAGAAGAGAAAGCATAAGCTCAAGCGTCTCGTTCAATCTCCCAACTCTTTCTTCATG GATGTGAAATGTCAGGGATGCTTCAACAt AACCACTGTGTTCAGCCATTCTCAAACAGTTGTAGTGTGCGGAAATTGTCAGACTGTTCTGTGCCAGCCTACTGGTGGTAAAGCAAGGCTCCAAGAAGGATGCTCTTTCAGGAAAAAGGGAGATTGA
- the LOC104760776 gene encoding uncharacterized protein LOC104760776 — protein MKKATALMKQIVCLLSSAAKAKSIAIKNKTSAFKTRVLMLSLVKHKKLGFRSISNKIHNLLGHADQDQDHEDNNQDQDKNKAIVLYSSKASTMAHHEEYDVHEDNDKYPDLRHTLFEGEDDFGDLEEEGQGSSVIDMVRNSKEEEGENFKLEDEIDHVADLFISRFHKQMKLQKLLSFKRYQEMLARGT, from the coding sequence atgaagaAAGCTACCGCATTGATGAAACAGATCGTTTGTTTGTTGAGCTCTGCAGCAAAGGCTAAATCTATAGCcataaagaacaaaacaagtgccttcaaaacAAGAGTCCTCATGTTGTCTCTTGTTAAACACAAGAAGCTCGGGTTCCGTTCGATTTCCAACAAGATTCACAACCTCTTGGGCCATGcagatcaagatcaagatcatgAGGACAACAACCAAGACCAAGACAAGAACAAGGCTATAGTTCTCTACAGCAGCAAGGCATCCACAATGGCCCATCATGAGGAATACGACGTTCACGAGGACAACGACAAGTATCCTGATCTGAGGCACACGTTGTTCGAAGGAGAGGATGATTTTGGGGACTTGGAAGAGGAAGGTCAAGGCAGTTCTGTGATAGATATGGTGAGGAActcgaaggaagaagaaggagagaatttCAAGCTAGAAGATGAGATCGACCATGTCGCAGATCTCTTTATTTCAAGGTTTCATAAGCAGATGAAACTTCAGAAACTCTTGTCTTTCAAGAGGTATCAAGAAATGCTAGCCCGAGGCACCTAA